Proteins co-encoded in one Bremerella sp. TYQ1 genomic window:
- a CDS encoding LysR family transcriptional regulator: MHVKSLKVFCDVVGQRSFSRAADENGISQSGASQVVHQLEERLGVKLIDRSKRPLVPTAEGELYYQGCRQLVQRYYALEEDVRTFHKELAGQVTIASIYSVGLSHMNACVQEFLGKHPKANVRLQYHHPDTVVQLVETDQVDFGLVSYPKTCKTIKVDMWREEPMFLVCAPGNELAERETVWLDELDGRRMVGFDTRLQIRREIDFVLSSAGADVQVVMEFDNIETIKRAIEIDAGFGLLPIDTVTRELETGSLVAVPLEGSPLSRPLGIVTRQGKELGKTARRFIQLLHEKAANSEAVASESEVKQVASTFAQGEASGAESDLENGVSART; the protein is encoded by the coding sequence ATGCACGTAAAGTCCCTCAAGGTGTTCTGCGATGTTGTCGGTCAACGCAGCTTCTCAAGAGCTGCGGATGAGAACGGCATTTCGCAATCTGGCGCAAGCCAGGTCGTGCACCAATTGGAGGAACGCCTCGGGGTGAAGCTTATCGATCGCTCAAAACGACCCTTGGTACCCACCGCCGAAGGTGAACTCTATTACCAAGGCTGTCGTCAACTCGTCCAGCGATACTACGCATTGGAAGAGGATGTCCGCACGTTCCATAAAGAACTTGCCGGACAAGTGACCATCGCTTCGATCTACTCGGTGGGGCTTAGCCACATGAACGCCTGTGTGCAGGAGTTCCTCGGCAAGCACCCGAAAGCCAACGTTCGTCTTCAGTACCATCACCCCGACACGGTGGTGCAGTTGGTCGAAACGGATCAGGTCGACTTCGGTTTGGTCAGCTATCCGAAAACGTGTAAGACGATCAAAGTCGATATGTGGCGAGAGGAACCAATGTTCCTCGTCTGTGCGCCCGGCAATGAACTAGCCGAGCGTGAAACGGTCTGGCTCGACGAACTCGATGGTCGCCGTATGGTGGGCTTCGACACGCGTCTGCAGATTCGTCGCGAAATCGATTTTGTTCTCTCTTCGGCCGGAGCCGACGTTCAAGTTGTCATGGAATTTGACAACATCGAGACCATCAAACGGGCCATCGAGATCGATGCCGGGTTCGGCTTGCTGCCGATCGACACGGTAACACGAGAACTCGAAACCGGTTCGCTTGTCGCGGTGCCTCTGGAAGGAAGCCCCTTGTCTCGACCGCTGGGGATTGTGACCCGGCAAGGGAAGGAACTCGGGAAGACGGCACGTCGTTTCATTCAGCTGCTTCACGAAAAAGCAGCAAACTCGGAAGCCGTTGCGTCCGAGTCGGAAGTTAAACAGGTGGCATCCACGTTTGCCCAAGGCGAAGCGTCGGGTGCCGAAAGCGATCTTGAAAACGGAGTTTCGGCACGCACTTAA
- the gltB gene encoding glutamate synthase large subunit, whose protein sequence is MIQPNQPTSRTYRTERPGKEGLYDPAMERENCGVGFVAHIKGKRSHQLVLDAEAMNINMDHRGGCGCEANTGDGAGMLTALPLEFLARVAKEDLGKELPEPGKFAAGIVFLPRDPKSREHCKKTVESLIEEHGQVLVGWRKVPTNPVGADIGPTAMACMPEIEMLIISAGGGLEGDAFERQLYRIRKRASHMLRGDLNLAERTLFYICTLSTKVIVYKGMLTTAQLVPFYRDLQCEDYTTHLAMVHSRFSTNTFPSWDRAQPNRFMSHNGEINTVRGNANWMKAREGQAKSELFGDDLPKLFPIVEPECSDSGTFDNVLEFLLMGGRTLQEAVMMMVPEAWQKHETMPEDKRAFYEFNSSLMEPWDGPASIAFTDGHYIGAVLDRNGLRPSRYYVTSDDRVIMASEVGVVPVDPSIVIEKGRLQPGRMFLIDFEEGRMIPDGELKTSFARKRPYAQWLREQRIELAELSPNKEPHGFDPETLLQRMQAFGFTTETINFMLLPLIEQKRDPIGSMGNDSALACLSDKPRMLYDYFKQLFAQVTNPAIDSIREEVVMSLECYIGPESNLLETTPEHAHRLLVPHPILTNEELAAFKHMDHRGWKTKVIDVTFARSEGQDGLVKALDRICAEAESAIDEGFSNIVLSDRKISAERVPVSMLLATGAVHHHLVRASKRTQIGIILETGEAREVHHHCLLVGYGADAINPYLAFEALWKSREDGLFKAEDYPDDDSLVAAYRKGVAKGILKVMGKMGISTLQSYKGAQIFEALGLQDEVISRCFAGTSSRVQGVSFKVLAEELLRRHELGYPAREDGRLPVLPNHGEFHWRAEGERHAWTPDAIANIQVAARTNSRESYDQFAKLINEDSRNRCTLRGLLSFKQETTSIPIEDVMPASEIVKRFCTGAMSYGSISGEAHESLAIAMNRMGGKSNTGEGGEDSIRFQPMENGDSKRSAIKQVASGRFGVTINYLTNADEIQIKISQGAKPGEGGELPGKKVDEYIARLRYSTPGVGLISPPPHHDIYSIEDLSQLIHDLKNANPEARISVKLVSEIGVGTIAAGVAKAKADHILIAGDNGGTGASPLTSIKHAGLPWELGIAETHQTLVMNDLRSRVVLQTDGGLKTGRDVVIAAILGAEEMGFSTAPLITLGCIMMRKCHLNTCPVGIATQDPELRKKFKGQPEHVVNYLFMVAEEARELMAKLGVKTLDDLIGRVDLLEANKAIQHWKADGLDLTPLLKPAENKNPDSPQFCVMKQDHRLELALDNSLIEQSQPALENKEKVQIKTPIININRTVGTTLSHEIAKRYGENGLPDETIKVNLHGSAGQSFGAFLAHGVTLELEGDANDYVGKGLSGGRVIIYPPKQSSFKAEENMLVGNVCLYGATRGQAFFRGRAAERFCVRNSGAHTVVEGVGDHGCEYMTGGRVVVLGSTGRNFAAGMSGGIAYIWDYEGNFLQNCNLGMVELERLDNPSDIVEVKGLIQMHAKYTQSPVAEKVLADWDNAVTQFVKVMPTDYKRVLQERMQHDEEEDVQLSGAESNG, encoded by the coding sequence ATGATCCAGCCAAACCAACCGACCTCGCGTACTTATCGGACCGAGCGTCCCGGTAAGGAAGGTTTGTACGATCCGGCAATGGAGCGGGAAAACTGCGGTGTGGGCTTTGTCGCTCACATTAAGGGAAAGCGTTCCCACCAGTTGGTCCTCGATGCCGAAGCGATGAATATCAACATGGACCACCGTGGCGGTTGCGGCTGTGAAGCCAACACCGGGGACGGTGCCGGTATGTTGACTGCGCTGCCTTTGGAATTCCTGGCTCGCGTTGCCAAGGAAGACCTCGGCAAAGAACTGCCGGAACCTGGGAAGTTCGCCGCCGGTATCGTCTTTTTGCCCCGCGATCCGAAGTCGCGCGAGCACTGCAAGAAGACTGTCGAAAGCCTGATCGAAGAACATGGTCAGGTTCTCGTCGGCTGGCGTAAAGTACCAACCAATCCAGTCGGAGCCGACATCGGCCCAACCGCCATGGCATGTATGCCGGAAATCGAGATGCTGATCATCTCGGCCGGAGGTGGCTTGGAAGGGGACGCGTTCGAGCGTCAACTTTATCGCATCCGTAAGCGTGCCAGTCACATGCTTCGCGGCGACTTGAACCTCGCCGAACGAACGCTGTTCTACATCTGCACTTTGTCGACGAAAGTGATCGTCTACAAGGGGATGCTGACAACCGCTCAGCTGGTTCCGTTCTATCGCGACTTGCAGTGCGAAGATTACACCACGCACTTGGCCATGGTTCACTCGCGATTCAGCACCAACACGTTCCCTTCGTGGGACCGTGCCCAGCCGAATCGTTTCATGTCGCACAACGGCGAAATCAATACCGTTCGTGGTAATGCCAACTGGATGAAAGCCCGTGAAGGGCAAGCCAAGAGCGAACTGTTCGGCGACGACCTGCCGAAGCTGTTCCCGATTGTGGAACCAGAATGCTCCGACTCCGGTACGTTCGACAACGTCCTCGAGTTCCTGCTGATGGGTGGACGTACGCTTCAGGAAGCTGTCATGATGATGGTTCCGGAAGCTTGGCAGAAGCACGAAACGATGCCGGAAGACAAGCGTGCGTTCTACGAATTCAACTCGAGCTTGATGGAACCGTGGGACGGTCCTGCTTCGATCGCATTTACCGATGGTCACTACATCGGGGCCGTGCTCGATCGAAATGGTCTGCGTCCGAGTCGCTATTATGTGACGTCCGACGATCGCGTCATCATGGCGAGCGAAGTGGGTGTTGTGCCTGTCGATCCGAGTATCGTGATCGAAAAGGGACGCCTGCAGCCTGGCCGTATGTTCCTGATCGACTTTGAAGAAGGTCGCATGATTCCTGATGGCGAGCTGAAAACCAGCTTTGCCCGCAAGCGACCGTACGCCCAGTGGCTTCGCGAACAACGCATCGAACTGGCCGAGCTGAGCCCGAACAAAGAGCCCCACGGCTTCGATCCGGAAACCTTGCTTCAACGAATGCAGGCCTTCGGTTTCACCACCGAAACGATCAACTTCATGCTGCTGCCGCTGATCGAGCAGAAGCGTGATCCGATTGGTTCGATGGGCAACGACTCCGCACTGGCATGTCTGAGCGACAAGCCACGCATGCTGTACGACTATTTCAAGCAGCTCTTCGCCCAGGTCACCAACCCGGCGATCGACTCGATCCGCGAAGAAGTGGTCATGTCGCTGGAATGCTACATCGGCCCGGAAAGCAACCTACTGGAAACAACTCCAGAGCATGCTCACCGTCTGCTGGTGCCGCATCCGATTCTGACCAACGAAGAACTGGCCGCCTTCAAGCACATGGATCACCGTGGCTGGAAGACGAAAGTCATCGACGTCACGTTCGCCCGTAGCGAAGGACAAGATGGCTTGGTCAAAGCTCTGGATCGCATTTGTGCCGAAGCCGAATCGGCGATCGACGAAGGCTTCAGCAACATTGTGCTGAGCGATCGTAAGATCAGTGCCGAGCGTGTTCCTGTCAGTATGCTGCTGGCTACTGGGGCAGTTCACCATCACTTGGTGCGTGCCTCGAAGCGAACTCAGATCGGTATCATCCTGGAAACAGGCGAAGCTCGCGAAGTCCACCACCACTGCTTGCTAGTCGGTTACGGTGCGGACGCGATCAATCCTTACCTCGCCTTCGAAGCGTTGTGGAAGTCGCGTGAAGATGGTCTCTTCAAAGCCGAAGACTACCCCGACGACGACTCGTTGGTGGCCGCCTATCGCAAGGGTGTTGCCAAGGGCATCTTGAAGGTCATGGGCAAGATGGGCATCAGTACGCTTCAGTCGTACAAAGGTGCTCAGATCTTTGAAGCCCTCGGTCTGCAAGACGAAGTTATCAGCCGCTGCTTTGCTGGAACTTCCAGTCGCGTCCAAGGCGTCAGCTTCAAAGTGCTTGCCGAAGAACTGCTGCGTCGCCATGAACTCGGCTACCCAGCTCGCGAAGATGGCCGCCTTCCGGTTCTGCCGAACCATGGTGAATTCCACTGGCGAGCCGAAGGGGAACGTCACGCTTGGACCCCAGATGCGATCGCCAACATTCAAGTCGCCGCTCGTACCAACAGCCGTGAGTCGTACGATCAATTCGCGAAACTGATCAACGAAGATTCGCGTAATCGCTGCACGCTGCGTGGCTTGCTTTCGTTCAAGCAGGAAACGACTTCGATCCCCATCGAAGACGTCATGCCTGCCAGCGAGATCGTCAAACGCTTCTGCACCGGGGCGATGAGCTACGGCTCGATCTCTGGTGAAGCGCACGAATCGCTTGCCATCGCGATGAACCGCATGGGCGGTAAGAGTAACACCGGTGAAGGTGGCGAAGATTCGATCCGTTTCCAACCGATGGAAAATGGTGACTCGAAGCGTTCCGCCATTAAGCAGGTCGCTTCCGGCCGCTTCGGTGTGACGATTAACTACCTGACCAATGCCGACGAGATTCAAATCAAGATCTCGCAAGGTGCCAAGCCAGGTGAAGGGGGTGAACTTCCCGGGAAGAAAGTCGACGAGTACATTGCTCGCCTTCGCTACTCGACCCCCGGCGTCGGTCTCATCAGTCCTCCGCCGCACCACGACATTTACTCGATTGAAGACCTTTCGCAGCTGATTCACGACCTGAAGAATGCGAACCCTGAAGCTCGCATCAGTGTGAAATTGGTCTCCGAAATCGGTGTCGGTACCATCGCAGCCGGCGTTGCCAAAGCAAAAGCGGATCATATCCTGATCGCTGGTGACAACGGCGGTACAGGGGCGTCGCCGCTGACAAGTATCAAGCATGCCGGTCTGCCATGGGAACTTGGTATCGCCGAAACGCACCAGACGTTGGTCATGAACGATCTGCGTAGCCGTGTGGTTCTGCAAACCGATGGTGGTTTAAAGACCGGTCGCGACGTCGTGATCGCCGCGATTCTGGGAGCCGAAGAAATGGGCTTCTCGACCGCACCACTGATCACGCTCGGCTGCATCATGATGCGTAAGTGTCACCTCAACACTTGCCCAGTTGGTATCGCCACCCAAGATCCGGAACTACGCAAGAAGTTCAAAGGTCAGCCAGAACACGTGGTGAACTACTTGTTCATGGTGGCGGAAGAAGCTCGCGAATTGATGGCCAAGCTTGGCGTCAAAACGCTCGACGATTTGATCGGACGTGTCGATCTTCTGGAAGCCAACAAAGCGATCCAGCACTGGAAGGCTGATGGTTTGGACCTGACGCCGCTGCTGAAGCCAGCCGAGAATAAGAATCCTGATTCGCCGCAGTTCTGCGTGATGAAGCAGGACCACCGTTTGGAATTGGCTTTGGACAACTCGCTGATCGAGCAGTCGCAACCGGCTCTCGAGAACAAAGAAAAAGTCCAGATCAAAACACCGATCATCAATATCAACCGTACCGTCGGCACGACGCTCAGTCACGAGATCGCCAAGCGATACGGTGAAAACGGTCTGCCGGACGAAACCATCAAAGTCAATTTGCATGGTTCGGCAGGTCAAAGTTTTGGTGCCTTCCTCGCCCACGGGGTAACCCTGGAACTGGAAGGGGACGCGAACGACTACGTCGGCAAAGGCCTCTCTGGCGGTCGCGTCATCATTTATCCTCCGAAGCAGAGCTCGTTCAAGGCGGAAGAGAACATGCTCGTGGGGAACGTCTGCCTCTATGGGGCGACGCGGGGCCAGGCCTTCTTCCGAGGCCGAGCTGCCGAACGATTCTGTGTCCGGAACAGCGGTGCGCACACTGTTGTCGAAGGAGTTGGAGATCACGGATGTGAATATATGACCGGCGGCCGCGTGGTCGTCCTGGGCTCGACCGGCCGTAACTTCGCAGCCGGTATGAGTGGCGGTATCGCCTACATTTGGGATTACGAAGGCAACTTCCTGCAGAATTGCAATCTGGGAATGGTCGAGCTTGAACGGTTGGACAACCCCAGCGACATCGTGGAGGTGAAAGGCCTGATCCAAATGCATGCCAAGTACACGCAGTCACCTGTCGCCGAGAAAGTTCTCGCCGATTGGGACAATGCGGTAACACAGTTCGTGAAGGTCATGCCAACAGACTACAAGCGTGTCCTTCAAGAACGCATGCAACACGATGAAGAAGAAGACGTTCAACTAAGCGGAGCCGAAAGCAATGGGTAA
- a CDS encoding glutamate synthase subunit beta, whose amino-acid sequence MGKPTGFMEFQRNTIPYRDPLVRINDYNEFQIDVTDSHLQTQGARCMDCGVPFCQSTTGCPVDNLIPEWNDLVYKGRWREALDRLHKTNNFPEFTGRVCPAPCENACVLGITNPPVAIKNIECSIIDRGFEEGWVSAMVPEHRTGKKVAVIGSGPAGLAAAEQLNKAGHNVTVYERDDRIGGLLMYGIPNMKLDKDTVQRRVDLMEAAGIKFVTNAHVGENVDVAELKEKNDAIILAVGATKPRDLPIPGRDLKGVHFAMEFLRANTKSLLDSQLADGNYISAEGKNVIVIGGGDTGTDCIGTSIRHGCEGVVNFELLPKPPEDRAPDNPWPQWARVFRVDYGHQEAEAKFGNDPREYCVLSKEFVDDGNGNVAGIKTVTVQWTKDDSGRWNMAEVPGSEKIFKADLVLLAMGFLGPEATIVEKLGMETDQRSNFKAEYGRFATSVDGVFAAGDCRRGQSLVVWAINEGRAAARECDKYLMGVSSLP is encoded by the coding sequence ATGGGTAAGCCTACTGGGTTTATGGAATTTCAGCGGAACACCATTCCCTATCGTGATCCGCTGGTTCGTATCAACGACTACAACGAATTTCAAATCGACGTCACCGACAGCCACTTGCAAACGCAAGGGGCACGGTGCATGGACTGCGGTGTTCCGTTCTGCCAAAGCACGACCGGATGCCCTGTCGATAACCTGATTCCTGAGTGGAACGACCTGGTCTACAAAGGCCGCTGGCGTGAAGCTTTGGATCGTCTGCACAAGACCAACAACTTCCCCGAATTCACCGGGCGTGTTTGCCCGGCACCTTGCGAAAACGCTTGCGTGCTCGGCATCACTAATCCTCCGGTGGCGATCAAGAACATTGAATGTTCAATCATCGATCGCGGGTTCGAGGAAGGCTGGGTCAGCGCGATGGTTCCCGAGCATCGCACCGGCAAGAAGGTCGCCGTCATCGGCTCAGGCCCTGCAGGTTTGGCTGCCGCCGAGCAGCTCAACAAAGCAGGCCACAACGTTACCGTTTACGAACGTGACGACCGTATCGGCGGTCTGCTGATGTACGGCATTCCCAACATGAAACTCGACAAGGACACCGTCCAGCGTCGCGTCGATTTGATGGAAGCGGCGGGCATCAAGTTCGTTACCAATGCTCACGTTGGCGAGAACGTCGATGTTGCCGAGCTGAAGGAAAAGAACGACGCCATCATTTTGGCCGTCGGAGCCACGAAGCCACGCGATCTTCCTATCCCTGGCCGTGACTTGAAGGGCGTTCACTTCGCCATGGAATTCCTGCGGGCAAATACCAAGAGCCTTTTGGATTCTCAGCTGGCAGATGGCAACTACATTTCTGCCGAAGGCAAGAATGTCATTGTCATCGGCGGTGGTGACACCGGAACCGACTGTATCGGCACGTCGATCCGTCACGGCTGCGAAGGCGTCGTCAACTTCGAGTTGCTGCCGAAACCGCCAGAGGATCGTGCTCCAGACAATCCTTGGCCGCAATGGGCACGTGTCTTCCGAGTCGACTACGGTCACCAGGAAGCCGAAGCGAAGTTCGGCAACGATCCTCGTGAGTACTGCGTGCTGTCGAAAGAATTCGTCGACGATGGCAACGGCAACGTCGCTGGAATCAAGACGGTCACTGTTCAATGGACCAAAGATGACAGCGGCCGTTGGAACATGGCAGAAGTCCCCGGAAGCGAAAAGATCTTCAAAGCGGACTTGGTCTTGCTGGCGATGGGCTTCCTGGGTCCAGAAGCGACGATCGTCGAAAAGCTTGGCATGGAAACCGATCAGCGATCGAACTTCAAAGCCGAGTACGGTCGATTCGCCACGTCGGTTGACGGTGTCTTCGCCGCTGGTGACTGTCGCCGAGGTCAAAGCCTCGTCGTCTGGGCCATTAACGAAGGCCGAGCCGCCGCTCGTGAATGCGATAAATACCTGATGGGCGTTAGCTCGCTGCCGTAA
- a CDS encoding chemotaxis protein CheD, producing MATANLSKSSIRVPMAGIVVSSAPSLLETLLGSCVGVCLWCRETQQGALAHTMLSESKGCTKQPGRFVDTAIPQMLDQLARNGARRRAIVAKLCGGANMFKTASTAHEVGRKNIEKACELLQQQKIPILAQHVGGSSGRVIYFDLESGEIRVKVGRDFVATI from the coding sequence ATGGCGACTGCGAACCTCAGCAAAAGTTCCATCCGCGTCCCAATGGCCGGGATTGTCGTCTCTTCGGCACCCTCGCTGTTGGAAACACTGCTTGGTAGCTGCGTCGGGGTATGTCTCTGGTGCCGTGAAACTCAGCAAGGGGCCCTTGCTCATACGATGCTGAGCGAGAGCAAAGGATGCACCAAGCAGCCAGGTCGCTTCGTCGACACGGCCATCCCGCAAATGCTGGATCAATTGGCTCGCAACGGAGCTCGTCGTCGCGCGATCGTGGCGAAGCTGTGTGGCGGCGCAAACATGTTCAAAACGGCCAGCACGGCCCACGAAGTCGGGCGTAAGAACATCGAGAAGGCCTGCGAGCTTCTACAGCAGCAGAAGATTCCTATTCTGGCACAGCATGTCGGGGGATCGAGCGGCCGGGTCATCTATTTCGACCTGGAATCTGGCGAGATTAGAGTCAAAGTTGGACGAGATTTCGTTGCAACTATCTAA
- a CDS encoding metallopeptidase: MHWLLVATLLVGAESGKEKTPDPVSAYYQQSIRGWDLYIHKSLLREDKETGNAVLELVDFQLYDIQRRLPEQAVAALQKIPIWIESDNTRANPCACYHVSGDWLSENGFLREKEKGVEITSAKTFLEWTKEQPFMLLHELSHGYHDLVLGYDDARVIEAFQRAKKSGRYKEVLHIDGTKKKHYAIEDEKEYFGELTEAFFGTNDFYPFVVSELKQHDPEGYRLIEMLWNESSKKESSKQSNAAGKDAGEKNSAE, translated from the coding sequence ATGCATTGGTTGCTTGTTGCCACGCTTCTTGTTGGGGCAGAGTCAGGCAAGGAGAAAACGCCTGATCCCGTCAGTGCTTATTACCAGCAAAGTATTCGTGGCTGGGATCTCTACATTCATAAGTCGCTATTGCGCGAAGATAAAGAGACCGGTAATGCGGTTCTCGAGTTAGTCGATTTTCAGCTATACGACATCCAAAGAAGACTCCCTGAGCAAGCTGTCGCGGCCCTGCAGAAGATCCCAATTTGGATCGAAAGTGACAATACCAGGGCAAACCCTTGCGCGTGTTACCATGTTTCTGGCGATTGGCTCAGTGAGAACGGCTTTCTTCGCGAAAAAGAAAAGGGAGTCGAGATCACAAGTGCCAAGACGTTTCTCGAATGGACCAAAGAGCAACCGTTCATGCTGCTTCACGAACTTTCGCACGGGTACCATGATTTGGTCCTTGGCTACGATGATGCTCGCGTGATCGAAGCGTTTCAGCGTGCGAAGAAATCAGGCCGCTACAAGGAAGTGCTGCATATCGATGGAACGAAGAAAAAGCATTACGCCATCGAAGACGAGAAAGAGTATTTCGGCGAATTGACCGAGGCGTTCTTTGGGACGAACGATTTCTACCCGTTCGTAGTTTCGGAGCTAAAACAGCACGATCCCGAAGGTTACCGCCTGATTGAAATGCTTTGGAATGAATCGTCGAAGAAAGAATCATCGAAGCAAAGTAACGCTGCAGGCAAAGACGCCGGCGAGAAAAACTCCGCAGAGTAG
- a CDS encoding DUF1559 domain-containing protein: protein MKTKMKSPGQHAGFTLVELLVVIAIIGVLIALLLPAVQQAREAARRMQCTNNLKQIGLAVHNYASTHRVFPSGYVSYATRDGSGPASASIDSDTWDAAPGWGWGALILPFMEQRTITDSLNMGQPIWDSGNRAFIDTKLEAYLCPSSSGDHEPFTIRDSSGNALSRYGSNIVVGRSHYIASHGQESCWGDCGSSASGPVFTNIYTGATRTVQIHGDASKVADGPFYRNSKVSFRDITDGTTNTIFISEHSSKLSDKTWVGVVPGAFTHPRFSTPENGPDAAATLVMMHVGPSGGELDITGDPIIHPMNFPTLHVGQMYSEHPGGGNVLFGDGSVSFQPETIDLILAAEMASMNEGEVINSRGF, encoded by the coding sequence ATGAAAACCAAAATGAAGTCGCCTGGGCAGCATGCTGGGTTTACGTTAGTCGAACTGCTTGTGGTGATCGCCATCATTGGCGTGTTGATTGCCCTGCTCCTCCCTGCCGTGCAGCAAGCGCGTGAAGCTGCTCGGCGGATGCAGTGCACCAATAACTTGAAGCAGATCGGTCTTGCGGTTCACAACTACGCGTCGACCCATCGCGTGTTTCCCTCAGGCTACGTTAGCTACGCCACGCGAGACGGAAGTGGCCCTGCTTCGGCATCGATCGATTCGGATACGTGGGACGCCGCGCCAGGTTGGGGTTGGGGAGCATTGATTCTTCCGTTCATGGAGCAGCGTACGATTACCGATTCGCTGAATATGGGCCAACCGATCTGGGATTCAGGTAATCGAGCGTTTATCGATACGAAGCTAGAGGCTTACCTCTGCCCTTCTTCCAGTGGCGATCACGAACCGTTTACCATTCGTGACAGCTCCGGTAATGCGCTTTCGCGGTATGGCAGCAATATCGTCGTGGGACGTTCGCATTACATCGCCAGCCATGGGCAGGAGTCGTGCTGGGGGGATTGCGGCTCTTCGGCCAGTGGTCCTGTCTTCACGAACATCTACACCGGGGCCACCAGAACGGTGCAAATTCATGGTGATGCCTCGAAGGTGGCCGACGGTCCGTTCTATCGCAACTCGAAAGTCAGCTTTCGCGATATTACCGACGGAACGACAAACACGATTTTCATCAGCGAGCATTCCTCGAAGCTGAGCGATAAAACTTGGGTCGGTGTCGTCCCTGGCGCGTTTACGCACCCAAGATTCTCGACGCCAGAAAATGGTCCTGATGCGGCCGCGACTTTGGTGATGATGCATGTCGGTCCTAGCGGTGGTGAACTCGACATCACTGGCGATCCGATCATCCACCCGATGAATTTTCCAACGCTGCATGTCGGTCAAATGTACTCCGAGCATCCTGGCGGCGGGAACGTACTTTTCGGTGACGGATCGGTTAGCTTTCAGCCAGAAACGATCGACCTTATTCTCGCGGCCGAAATGGCCAGCATGAATGAGGGAGAAGTGATCAACTCGAGGGGGTTCTAA
- a CDS encoding dihydrodipicolinate synthase family protein, protein MNDLAQKILSNPIENYPAATVACFDPTCGDLPRRKLDEDRLVSYLEKLAAAGAEAVLLAASTGHGHLRTVEELERWFEVAAKANAPSLVRMALLRPEDGPEANEKLVALLREHNYPVVFVRPGTNLPAHATDAQIVENMRPLVEMIATAGMAVGVYSIPDVSGVPLPATATEKLLDLPGGDAIVAAKITEADYLKSTREYLLSPRLAKLKIVQGWDPHLAQALSEGPRSNIENKQRVGITSGPMSFAVYQYLYMLDAAQEHDWDELALSQKAVTALFQAMQDDPTKFADLQRAKFIMGLGLPLTASLETEKIERVLTALEELPRKSDQRRLAKSLDLMGDGPYHDRLMKLS, encoded by the coding sequence ATGAACGATCTAGCCCAGAAGATTCTTAGCAATCCCATCGAGAACTATCCAGCTGCCACGGTGGCTTGTTTCGATCCGACCTGCGGCGATCTTCCGCGGCGAAAACTGGACGAAGATCGCCTGGTCAGCTATCTCGAAAAGCTGGCCGCCGCTGGTGCGGAAGCGGTCTTGCTGGCAGCTTCCACAGGGCATGGCCATCTGCGTACCGTCGAAGAATTAGAACGGTGGTTTGAAGTTGCCGCGAAAGCCAACGCTCCGTCGCTGGTTCGTATGGCGTTGCTACGTCCCGAAGATGGACCTGAGGCAAACGAGAAGCTAGTCGCGCTTTTGCGGGAACATAATTACCCTGTCGTGTTCGTTCGTCCCGGAACCAATCTTCCGGCCCATGCCACCGACGCCCAGATCGTCGAGAACATGCGTCCACTCGTCGAGATGATCGCCACCGCAGGCATGGCCGTGGGCGTTTACTCCATTCCCGATGTCAGCGGCGTTCCGCTTCCTGCGACGGCGACAGAAAAGCTTCTCGATCTGCCTGGTGGCGACGCGATTGTGGCCGCGAAGATTACCGAAGCAGACTACTTGAAAAGCACTCGCGAGTATCTCCTCAGCCCACGGCTGGCCAAGCTAAAGATCGTGCAAGGCTGGGATCCTCACCTGGCTCAAGCACTCAGCGAAGGACCACGGTCCAACATCGAAAACAAGCAGCGAGTCGGGATTACGTCTGGCCCGATGTCGTTTGCGGTTTACCAATACCTGTACATGCTGGACGCCGCCCAAGAGCATGACTGGGACGAACTCGCGCTGTCCCAAAAAGCGGTCACTGCACTCTTTCAAGCGATGCAGGACGACCCGACCAAGTTTGCCGATCTGCAGCGAGCCAAATTCATCATGGGCTTAGGCCTGCCGCTGACGGCCAGCCTGGAAACCGAAAAGATCGAACGCGTCCTGACCGCCCTCGAAGAACTTCCCCGCAAATCAGACCAACGCCGCCTGGCCAAAAGCCTCGACCTCATGGGCGACGGTCCCTACCACGACCGATTGATGAAGCTGTCTTAA